A section of the Gemmatimonadota bacterium genome encodes:
- a CDS encoding Zn-dependent alcohol dehydrogenase, whose translation MKAAILHKPHTRVSVEDVDIESPHEGEVLLDIVGAGVCHSDYHYVDGHVKPRGLPLVMGHEGAGVVREVGPGVTSVQVGDKIVLSLDAMCGYCRNCSEGSPALCETHQGGVPSRISKNGTVYYHGRPTYTEQSVVLADACVKVPDDTDLRIACLISCGVITGIGAVVNRAKVEAGATMAVFGCGGVGLNVIQGGVLASAGKIIAVDNVPYKLELAEQFGATHFVNADREDPVQRIMEITGGGADYAFEVVGFPALVRQAFASVRMTGTAIVVGVQPTGEDISVDGTDLLRDRAIMGSWHGAARARVDFLWILDLYRQGKIKLDELISRFRPLDEINEAFEDMVQGKVARTVLVFD comes from the coding sequence ATGAAAGCAGCTATTCTCCACAAACCTCACACCCGTGTTTCTGTCGAAGATGTGGATATCGAATCTCCACATGAGGGAGAAGTTCTTCTCGATATTGTGGGCGCGGGCGTTTGTCACAGCGATTATCACTATGTGGATGGGCATGTAAAGCCTCGCGGACTTCCTCTGGTTATGGGGCACGAGGGCGCGGGTGTTGTCAGGGAGGTCGGTCCCGGAGTGACCAGTGTTCAGGTTGGGGACAAGATTGTTCTCTCTCTCGATGCGATGTGTGGCTATTGCCGGAATTGCAGCGAGGGCAGCCCGGCGCTTTGTGAAACCCATCAAGGGGGTGTGCCGAGTCGGATTTCCAAAAATGGGACGGTTTATTACCACGGGCGGCCCACATATACCGAGCAGTCGGTTGTGTTGGCGGATGCGTGTGTGAAGGTGCCGGATGATACAGATCTTCGGATAGCGTGTCTGATCAGTTGCGGGGTGATTACGGGTATCGGCGCTGTGGTGAATCGCGCGAAGGTCGAAGCGGGCGCGACTATGGCTGTGTTCGGCTGTGGAGGCGTCGGTCTCAATGTTATTCAGGGGGGTGTTCTCGCTTCCGCAGGGAAGATTATTGCGGTGGATAATGTGCCGTATAAGCTGGAGTTGGCGGAGCAGTTTGGCGCAACGCATTTTGTTAATGCGGATAGGGAGGATCCGGTTCAGAGAATTATGGAGATTACGGGTGGTGGGGCGGATTATGCGTTTGAGGTCGTGGGGTTTCCAGCGCTCGTGCGGCAGGCGTTCGCGTCGGTTCGGATGACTGGAACTGCTATTGTGGTGGGGGTGCAGCCGACTGGGGAGGATATATCTGTCGATGGTACAGATCTTTTGCGCGACCGCGCTATTATGGGGTCGTGGCACGGTGCTGCCCGCGCCCGCGTTGATTTTTTGTGGATTCTGGATCTCTATCGGCAGGGGAAGATTAAGTTGGATGAGTTGATCTCGCGCTTTCGCCCGCTGGATGAGATCAATGAGGCGTTCGAGGATATGGTTCAGGGGAAAGTGGCGAGGACAGTGTTGGTGTTTGATTGA